The Pelagibacterium halotolerans B2 nucleotide sequence GGTCTTTTGTTCGCCAACAAATATTTCGTGATTTTTTCCGCGGCCCTGTCGCTTGTCTTGATTGTCGCCATTCCATTCACCCTTCGGCGCGCTCTGAAAGGATTGGACGAAGTCGCGCGCGAAGCGGCCCATATCGACATCCACCAGCCCGGAATGCGGCTGACTACCGACGACGTTCCGCTCGAAATGCAGCCCTTGGTAACGGCATTCAACGACGCCCTGGGCCGGATCGACGAAGGCATCGAGCGGCGTCACCGTTTCATGGCCGACGCCGCCCATGAATTGCGCACGCCCATCGCCATCCTCCAGACCCGCGTCGAACTGCTCGATCCCAGCCCCGAACGCAGCCAGTTGATGCTCGACGTCGCGCGACTGTCCAATCTTGCCGATCAACTCCTCGACCTGCAGCGCATCGATGTCGGCCATTCGCGCTTTGAAACCGTCGATCTGGTCAAGCTCGGCGCTGAAGCTGCCGCCGAAATGGCTCCGCTCGTCATCGCGTCCGACGATGAAATCGCCTTCGACAGCGATGCCGATACGGTCAATATCAATGGCGACCGCGTCGCCCTCATGCGCGCCGTCACCAATTTGATCCAGAACGCCATTTCCCATGCCGGCCAGTCCGCAAGGATCAACGTCTCGGTCTCAAGCGATGGCAGTCTGACAGTCGGCGACAGCGGGCCTGGCATCGATCCCACCCAGCGCGCAAGGATTTTCGAGCCCTTCTACCGCGTAAAGCCCAGCACGCGCGGCGCGGGCCTGGGCCTCAATCTTGTCCAGGAGATCGTCCTGCGCCACAAGGGCACCATCAAGGTCGGCCAATCGGCACAGGGTGGCGCCGCCTTCACCATCGCCCTGCCGCTTGCATCACCCCAGCCATAAAAAAGGCCGGGCTCCGAAGAACCCGGCCGGCGGTCTGATCGTCATGCAAAAGGCTTAGATCAGCCCGGCGCGCTGGCAATCGCTCAGCTTGACGGTCTTGAGCGAAATGCCCGAAGCGATCGAGTCCGCATGGCTCGGCGTATAGTCGAACCGATCCGAAGTGCTCATCGAATCGAGATCTTCGCAATAGCTTGCCACATAGGGCAGGCCCTCGGCAGAAACCTGCACACCGCCGACAGTTGTCTGGGCGAAGGCGGGGATAGCGAAAAGCGAGAGGGCAACAGCAAGCGTGGTGGTCTTTTTGAACATTTTTTTAAACTCCAATTGGTGAGGACCGCGACCCCGCAGGACCGCGATGTCCTGACCATGGACCCGCCACATTGCCGCAACATTGCACGTCGTCGCCTTTGCTCCCGGCCCTAGCCCTTGACCGCCCCCGCTGTCATCGACCGGCTGATCTGGCGATACATGACAAGCCCGAGAATCGCCGGCGGTAGCGCCGCGACGATCATCACCGCCGAGGCCGTGCCCCACTGAATCCCGCCTCCGCCCGAGGAGAAAAAGAATGACGCCCCCACAGTCATCGGCACCGCATGGCGCGTCGTCAGCATCAGCCCGAACAGAAATTCGTTCCAGGCTGTGATGAACCCGAAGATGAAGGTTGTGACGATCGCCGGGCGGCACACGGGCGCAATGATCGAAGTGATGATCTTGAGCCGCCCGGCCCCATCCATATGCGCCGCCTCGTCCAGCTCGACCGGGATGTCGGAAATGGCGTTGACGAGGATGACCAGCGCCAGTGGCAGGTTGACGATCACAAGGATCAGCCCAAGACCCAATTGGGTATCGAGCAGGCCGACCCATTGGAACATCATGTAGATGGGGATGGCGAAAATGATGAGCGGCAGCGCGCGCAGATTGACGATCAACGGCATCAGCATGCGCCGCCCATACCCGGCGCGCGCCACCGCGTAGGCAGCAGGAAAGGCAAGAACGATCGCCAGCGTCGTGCCGATCAGCGCCGCCACTGTCGAATTCCACAGATAGGCAAAGATGTTGAGCCGGTCGGTGACCTGAAGCACCGCGACATAATTTTCCAGCGTCGGCGCCTCGATCCAAAGACCGGGATTGGTGGCGATTTCCCGGCTGCTCTTGAACGAGGTCACGAGCGTTGCGATGACCGGAAAATTGAGGGCGAAAGCCGCTATGGCAAACACCGCCCAGCGCAATGCGGCAACGATCATCTCGCTCTCCTCGCAAGACCCTGGTTGATGAAAAACAGCACGGCAAACGATGCAATGAACAACAGTACCGAAGCGGCCACTGCCGGGCCGATCTCTCCCTGGCGGAAAAACGCCTCATAGACATAGATCGACAGCGACCGGGTCGAACCGCCCGGCCCGCTCCCGGTCAGCACATACACATTGTCGAACACCCGGAAGCCATCGATGAAACGGATGAACAGCGCAATGGCGATTGTGGAGGCCATCAGCGGAATTTCGATCCGCCACAGCATGTCCCAGCCGGTCGATCCATCCATCTGTGCCGCTTCGCGCACTTCGAGCGGAATGGCCCTGTGCGCCATGTAAAACAGCAGAAAGGCGAACGGCGTCCACTGAAGGGTTTCGACAACAACCAGTGTCCAGAACGCGTTGGCGACATTGAGAAACGCCGGAGCCGAGCCGAACCACGTCCAAAGGTAATGGGGAACCGGCCCCACAAATTCGTGCAGCACCAGCCGATACATCAGGCCGACCAGAGCGGGCGCAACCATGAGCGGCAGCATGATGATGGCCAAGAGCCAGGAACGCTTTTCAAAAAGCGGCGCCAGAAAGATCGCGAGGAAGAAACCGATGAGGCATTCGGCAAGCGCGGTGATGACACCGAAGCGCAGAGAAAACCAGATGGCGCGCCAGAAATCGCCGTCGCTGAGCACGGAGGCATAATTGGAAAACCCGCTCAACTCCGGGGAACGCAAGGTCTGAAAGCTCACGCTCGACACCGAATAGACGATATTGACGAGCGCGGGAAAGCCCAGGAAGAGCAGCAGGAAAAGGACCATCGGCGCGCTGAGCACACCCCATTCGAGATGCCGTTTGCTGTCCATCCGCTTTTCCATCGAACCTCGAAAATATGAAGGACGGCCGGGCGGCTTTCATACCGCCCGGCCGCATGCATTGCGATTATTCGGTCAACAGGCTTTCCATGCCGCTGGCCACGGCGGAAAGCGCCTCGTCGAGCGTTTCCTGCCCGGTCCAGTAGCCGGTGAAATGCTGCGCCTGCAGCTCATAGACGCTCAACGCGTTTGCCCCGGTCGCCCCGTTCATCACATAGCCGTACTCGCCTGCGAACTCGCCGAGTTGGACCAGATCGGGACGTTCATCCGCAATCGCCGCGACAACCTCGGGCGTAAGCGCCGGCGCACCGCTGTTCGCCGCATAGGCAAGCGCGGCCTCCTCGGTGGAGAGCCATTGCAGGAAGGCAAGCGCACCGTCCTTGTTTGGCGCGTTCTGGTTGAGCCCGAACCCAAGGCCGTGGATATGGGTAAACCGGCCCTCGTCCCCCGACGGGGGCGCGACGATGGCCACTGTGTCGGCAATGGCGGGCGCGGTTTCGGGGTTGGTGAGTTCACCCGCGGCGCCATTCCATTGCAGCATGGTCGCCACCTGCCCGGAAACGAAAGCGGCATTGGCCTCGGGGAATTCGTACGACGTCGAATCCGCAGGCGTCGCTCCTGCGTCATAGAGCAGTTTGTAGAGTTCGAGACCCCGCCGATAGGCTTCGGAATCGACTGTGATATTGCCCTCGTCATCCATCCAGTTGCCGCCGTATGAACGGGCCGTCGACTGCCAGACCATCATGTTGAACAAAAGATTCTGCATCTGCAGCACGGTGCCGTAGCGCGTGGGGCTGTCGGGATTGACCGCCTGGGTGAAGTAAAGCGCCGTGGCGGCGTAATCGTCCCAGGTCCACTCATCGGGTGCCTTGGGTTCGAGCCGAGTCCCCAGATACTCCTCGGAAATATCCCCATAGGTTTCCGCTGCCGCCGGATCGCCAAGAAGCCCCTCGATCAGATCCTCGCGGAAATACATGAAATGCAGCGAGAGATCGGTCGGCACGCCATATTGGTTGCCTTCGAACTGCATGGTCGAGAGCACGGATTCGCCATAGACGGCTTCGGCCTCGTCCGAAAGCGTCACCGGCTCCATGAACGGCGCATAGCGGCCGATGGAATAGGTGGCGATCAGGTTGAGATCGAAAGCCTGCGTGCCCGCGGCAAGATCGGCCTGCAACTTGTCCCAGAACCCATCGCGGGCGAAAAACAGCACCTCGACACGGTCCTCTTCGGCCAGCCCTTCCTGGCCGTTATAGATGTCCGCAACGGCCCGCAACGCGGTTTCTTCCGGCCCGCCCGGCCAGCCGAGCACCGTGACAGCCGCCTGCACGCCGGCCAACGGCATGGCCGCGGCCATCAGCCCGGCCGCAAGACTTTTCAAGAGTGTGTTACGCATGGTTGTGTTCCCTTTGGTTGGTCATGTTTAGTTCGATGGCAAGGCAATCTGGGCGATCCCCACGATCCCCGCCTGCCCTCCCAATTGTGCCGCGACGAGCACTGGCCTCTGACGCGGCGGCAAATCCGAAAACGACGCGGCGATGCGCGCGATAAAGCCGGGCGCCAGGCCGATCGAACCGCCGATGATGATCCTTTCGGGCGCGAGCCCGAGCTGGATATTGGCGCACAGCGTGGCGATGCGGCCCGCCGAAAGCGCAATGATGCTTTCGGCCCAGGCGTCGCCCTGTGCAGCGGCCGCGAAGACGCCGCGTGCATCGGTGGGGTAGCCCTGGGCTTGCGCTGCCTCGGCCATCCACCGCCCCGCCGCCAGACTCTCGATCGGCGTTTCATCGGCGATATCGGCGCGGAACTGCCCGAAATGCCCGGCCATCCCGCTCAGCAATTGTCCCCCGGCCACCACGCCCCCGCCGATACCGGTCGAGATGGTCAGAAAAACGCAGCTTTCGGCTCCCCGCCCGGCGCCAAGCCGATACTCGCCCCAAGCCGCTGCCTGCGCATCGTTGAGCGCGATGGCCGGCGCGCCGGCCAGATCGCCGAGCACCTCGGTCAGTGGATAGTTGGACGGAATGGACAGCGTCTTTGGATTGAGCGCCGACCAGTGGCCGTCCTCAACGACGCCGGTAACCGCCGCGCCAACCCGGCCGTAGCGTCCGTGCCAATTGGGTGCTCGGCCGAAAAGATCGGCAATCCAGCTCCGAGGGTCGCCCGAACCGGGCGTAGCAATTTCCACGGGCTCGGTGATTGTCGTGCCCGACACCAGCGCACCGAGAATCTTGGTGCCCCCGATGTCGATGGCGAGAACCGTATCTGTGGGCGCGCTGTTGGCCATCGATCAGCCTCTCGCCCTGTTGCGAGCATCGTGGCCTTGGGCATCGATGGCGTCCCGATACCAGGAGACGATATGCTCGGTGCGGGTGATGGCCGAGCCCACCACCACCGCATTGGCGCCCACGGCCAGCGCTTTCGCCGCCTGTTCGGGACTGCGGATGCGCCCTTCGGCGATGACGAAACCGCCGAGCCCGGCCATCTTTTCGATAAGCTCGAAATCGGGAAGCGTGGGCTCCGGACCGTTTCCGACATAGCCCGAAAGTGTGGAGCCAATGCAATCGGCGCCCGCGGCAAGCGCCGACTTAGCGTCCTCGAGATCGGCGCAATCGGCCATCCCCAGCGCGCCTTCCGCATGAATCGCGGCCAGAATGTCGCCGACGCTCTCTGGCCGGGGACGGGCGGTGGCATCGAACGCAACGATATCGGACCCCACCGTGCCAAGGTTGCGCGCCATCGCGGCCGTCGGCGTGATGCGAACGTCATAATCGTCGAGATCGTGTTTGATGATGCCGATGATCGGTGCGTCGGTAACCGCCCGAACCGCCTCGACATAGGCCAGTGACTCGATGCGCAAGCCAACGGCTCCCGCCTCCAGCGCCGCGAGCGCAAAGCCGACGACGCAGGCCGAATTGTCCATCGGCCCGCCCGGAACGGGCTGGCAGGAAACGATCAAACCGGTATCGAGTTTTTCCAGCAACGCGTGCAAGTCATTCGTCCTTTTTTGGGGGACGATAGCATTGGGGGTGGGGATGGCAACTGGTTTCTTACTGGTATTATCGGTGCAATTCGAGCACGAAGTCGTAAACGTCGCCCCGATAGCGGGTCTGGGTGAATTCGACGACGCGGTCGCCGAAAAAGCAGCGGCGCTCGACGATCAGAAGGCTCGCATGCTCTTCGAGCATCAGATGTGCGCGGTCGAGTGCGTCGGCGGGACCGGCCTGCATGCGCTGCACGGCGCGCTGGGGCAGGACCCCGACCGAATCGAGCGCCGCGTAAAGGGAATCCCCAACCAGATCGGGATCGCCGAGAATGGACGCAGGAACGGCGGCGATTTCCATGGCGATGGGCACACGATCGGCCGTGCGCACCCGTCTCAGGCGCATAATCGAGGCATTAGGGCCAAGCCCCAGCGCCATCGTCTCCGCTGGGGTGGGGAAGGTTATCTCCTTGGAAATCCATATACATCCGGGCGAAAACCCCCGCGATTCCATGTCTTCGGAAAAGCTCGACAACCGCGCCAGAGATTTTTCCACCCGCGCCGTCACCTCGGTCCGGCTGCCCTGCCGCCGGCGAATGACCCCTTCGGCGATCAGCACATCGAGCGCCTTGCGCACGGTGACGCGGGAAACCCCCAGCCGGTTTTCGAGGGCGCGCTCGCTCGGCAGCAGCATGCCGCGTTTGAGATGCCCCTCGGCGATCAGACGCTCGATCACCGAGACGAGCCTGCGATAGAGGGGCTGGCCCTTGCCCTCCGCAAGCCCCGCCGACAGCGCGGCAATAATGGTGTCCTGAATCATGTTTTCTCCCTCGCGAAAAATTAATCACAGAAGGCGCTGGATTCAAACTGGTATTATTCATTCGCCGCCATTTGCGACACCGAAAGCCAATGTTGCGGCCAAAAATGGTGGAGTTGAGCGAAAGTTACCCACATATTGACAGATCGGTGTTGGCCGCTTATACGTATTATCTGCTAATACGTATTAACAAGCCGTGGAGGAGCGCAGCTTGTCGTCCCGCATGACACAGAAAGCGATTGCCAAGCTCGCCGGCGTCAGCCAGGCGACCGTCTCGCTCGTCCTCAACGGCAATGCCGACGACCGCCGCCGCATCCCCGAGCAGACCCGCGAACGCATTCAGAAGGTGATTGCCGAAACCGGCTATGTCGCCGATCCGGTCGCGCGCCGGATGGTCAAGGGCCGAAACAATATTCTGGGCGTCTTCACCTACGAACCCGCCTTCCCCAGCGCGCAGGCCGACTTTTTCGCGCCATTCCTGTTCGGCATCGAAGAAGCCGCCCAAGAGGCCGGGTACGATCTCTTGCTGATGACCTCGGCGGGACGCGGCGCCGATGGGCGAAAGCAGATTTTCAGCGAAACCGCAAACCCACCCGCCTGCGGCTGGCCGATGGCTGCATCGTTCTGGGCCGTCAGTTCGATGCCGATGAACTCGCCAAGCTCGTGAGGAGCGACTTTCCTTTCGTTGCCGTCGGGCGACGCGACGATGCAGGGGGGCCGGTGCCTTATGTGGGCGCCGACTATGCGACGGCCACGGCAAGGCTTGTCGAAAAAGCGATGGCGCTGGGCCACACCAAATTCGCCTATGTGGGGCCCCATACGGGCGCGGAGTCGACGGTCGACCGGTGGAAGGGCTTTAAAGCGGGAATCGCGGGCGCTGGAGAACTTGTGCTTTACGACCCCAAAGTGGGCATCGACCCCGAGGATTTTCTGACGGCGATCCGGTCCATTGGCGCCACAATCGTCTTTCTCACGGAACTGGCCGACGCCATTCCGTTCAAGCGGGCGGCAATCGCCAGGGGCCTGAGCGTTCCCGGCGACCTTTCCATCGTCGTGCTGGGCAGCCACATCCGCCCCGGCGATACCGTCACCAATTTCACCACCTACGCCGTCCCCCGCGAGGAGATGGCCCGCAAGGCTACGCTTGCCCTGATCGCCCGGCTCGAAGGCCGGGCCGAACTGGAGCAGACATTGCTTTCCTGTGAGCAGGTCGAGGGCGAAACCCTCGGCCCCATCAAACCCAAGAGTATATCGTGAAAGACTATTTTGCAGACATCGCCATCATCGGTGGCGGACTGGGCGGCGTGGCCGCCGCGCTCGGCGCCCTGCGCTCTGGCCGCTCGGTGATCCTGACCGAGGAATTCGACTGGATCGGCGGCCAGATGACCAGCCAGGCCGTGCCCTCCGACGAGCATTCCTGGATCGAACAGATGGGCGGCACCCGCACGTTCCGGCAATTGCGCACCGCCATCCGGCAGTTCTATCGCGACCATTATCCGCTCAACGAGACAGCGCGCGGCTGGTCCGACCTCAACCCCGGCGCCGGCTGGGTCAGCCGCATGTGCGTTGAACCGCGCGTTCCCCTGGCGGTGATGGAAGCCTGGCTCGCCCCCTATATCGGCATGGGCAGGCTGCGGATTTTCAAGCCCTATCGGCCCATCGAGGCCCAGACCGAAGGCGACAGCGTACGCTCGGTCACCCTGCGCCACGTCCAGACGGGCGAAAAGATCGTCGTCTCGGGCAAATATATCATCGATGCCACCGAGCTGGGCGACCTGCTGCCCCTGACCGGCACCGACTACGTAAAAGGCTTCGAGAGCCAGGCCGAAACCGGCGAGCCCAGCGCGCCCTCACAGGCCCAGCCCGAAAACCAGCAGGCCGTTTCGATCTGCTTTGCCGTCGATCATCTCGATGGCAACCATGTGATCGACAAGCCGAAAAACTACGACGAATGGCGCGCCGTCCAGCCCGATTTCTGGGGCGGGCCGCTGATCGGGTTCAAGGCACCCCATCCGCGCACGCTCGAAATCGTCGACCGCAGCTTCACCCCCAATCCCGACGACGATCCCCTGGAGGTCGATGCCGACCAGCGCCGCAATGCGGGCGATGCAAACCTGTGGACCTTCCGGCGCATCGCCGCGCGCCGCAACTTCACCCCGGGCGCCTATGCCTCCGACATCTGCCTCGTCAACTGGCCGATGATCGACTATTTCGAAGCGCCGATCATCGACTGCACCGAAAACGAATACGCCCACCGGCTCTCGCGCGCCGCCGAATTGTCCTATTCCGTCTTTTACTGGCTCCAGACCGAAGCCCCCCGCGTCGATGGCGGACAGGGTTTCCCCGGCCTGCGCCTGCGGGGCGATGTGACCGGCACCGAACACGGCCTCGCCATGGCCCCCTATATCCGCGAAAGCCGCCGCATCAGGGCAGTGACCACGATCACCGAACAGGACCTCTCCTACGCGGTGCGCGGCGATGCCGGAGCGGTCAATTATCGCGACAGCGTCGGCACCGGCATGTACCGGATCGACCTGCACCCCTCGACCGGCGGCGACAATTATATCGACGTGCCGTCCTGCCCGTTCGAAATTCCGCTCGGGGCGCTTTTGCCGCGCAATCGCTCCAACCTTCTGCCCGCCGGCAAGAATATCGGCACCACCCACATCACCAATGGCTGCTACCGGCTGCACCCGGTCGAGTGGAACATCGGCGAAGTCGTGGGACGGCTGGCCGCCTGGTGCCTCGACAACGATCTCTCGCCCCACGCCGTTCAGGCCGACGACCGCCGGCTCGAAGACTTCCAGACCCATCTTTACCAGACCGGCGTCGAAATCCGCTGGCCCGAGATCCGGGCCTATTGACGCCAAACCATCATCTCGAGGAGGAAATGATGCACACCAGAACACTTCTGAAATCAGCCACCGCCCTTGCGGGCCTGGCCCTGCCGCTGGCCGCTTTCGGTCCGGCCCTGGCCCAGGATCAGGTCGACCTGCGCATGACGATATGGAGTGCCAACGAGGCCCATCTCGCCATGTTCAACGAGATCGCCGACGGGTTCACCGAACTTCATCCCGGCGTGACCGTCACCTTCGATTCGCTGCCGTTTGACAGCTACACGACCACCCTCACCACCCAGATCGCCGGCGGCAACGCCCCCGATCTGGCCTGGATTCTGGAAACCACGGCGGCAGATTTCGTCAATTCGGGCGCCCTTGCGCCGCTGAGCGAAACCTTTGCCGCCACCGAGGGCTATGAGCTCGATGATGTAACCGAACAGGCCACCGCCCTCTGGCGCGCCGATGGCGAACTCTATGCCTATCCGTTCTCGACCTCGCCCTTCGCGCTGTTCGTCAACAACGACCTGATTTCCGAGGCCGGAGCGCAAACGCCCGCCGAGTTGATCGAAGCGGGCGAATGGAATTGGGACAACGCCATCGCTATCGCGGCCAGCGTCGCCGATACCGGTGCCAACGGTCTCATCGTGCGCGATTTCAACTATCAGATCTGGCAGAACCTCGCCTCGATCTGGCGCGGCTGGGGTGCCGATCCCTGGAGCGAGGACGGTGCCACCTGCACCTTCGCCGATGCGGAGATGGTCGATGCCATGAGCTTTATCCATTCTGCGATCTTTGAGACCGGCGCCATGCCCGGACCGGGCGAGAATGTCGATTTCTTCACCGGCGATGCGGCAATGACCATCACCCAGATCTCCCGCGCCTCGCTCCTGCCGCAGGGCGATGACGCCTTTGACTGGGATCTGGTGCCCCTGCCCTCGGGCCCGGCGGGCAGCTATTCGGTGATCGGCCAGGCCGGCATCGGTGCCTTCGGCATGGGCGACAATGTGGATATGGCGGTACAATTTCTCGCCTATCTCTCCAATCCCGAAAACAGCGCCAAGCTGGCGCAGTTTTTCCCGCCGGCCCGCCAGAGCCTGCTCAACGCCGAAACGCTGGGCGCCACCAACCCCCTGCTTTCGCCGCAACAGCTCGAAACCGTCGTCGTCGCC carries:
- a CDS encoding sensor histidine kinase, whose amino-acid sequence is MILGRWNSLRSRLTRKLVLFQILALIAFALIASVPISRFATGVGLDDRVVGVIADAITFEDGRMAIDPDNEMLSKISARFPGFWYYARTDRGQVVSDGPIPEAFAPALEYLGYISFGDFGSEDFPEVAALIVRQAGSEAGRVHIATGGGPRFDWLSVGLLFANKYFVIFSAALSLVLIVAIPFTLRRALKGLDEVAREAAHIDIHQPGMRLTTDDVPLEMQPLVTAFNDALGRIDEGIERRHRFMADAAHELRTPIAILQTRVELLDPSPERSQLMLDVARLSNLADQLLDLQRIDVGHSRFETVDLVKLGAEAAAEMAPLVIASDDEIAFDSDADTVNINGDRVALMRAVTNLIQNAISHAGQSARINVSVSSDGSLTVGDSGPGIDPTQRARIFEPFYRVKPSTRGAGLGLNLVQEIVLRHKGTIKVGQSAQGGAAFTIALPLASPQP
- a CDS encoding carbohydrate ABC transporter permease; amino-acid sequence: MIVAALRWAVFAIAAFALNFPVIATLVTSFKSSREIATNPGLWIEAPTLENYVAVLQVTDRLNIFAYLWNSTVAALIGTTLAIVLAFPAAYAVARAGYGRRMLMPLIVNLRALPLIIFAIPIYMMFQWVGLLDTQLGLGLILVIVNLPLALVILVNAISDIPVELDEAAHMDGAGRLKIITSIIAPVCRPAIVTTFIFGFITAWNEFLFGLMLTTRHAVPMTVGASFFFSSGGGGIQWGTASAVMIVAALPPAILGLVMYRQISRSMTAGAVKG
- a CDS encoding carbohydrate ABC transporter permease gives rise to the protein MDSKRHLEWGVLSAPMVLFLLLFLGFPALVNIVYSVSSVSFQTLRSPELSGFSNYASVLSDGDFWRAIWFSLRFGVITALAECLIGFFLAIFLAPLFEKRSWLLAIIMLPLMVAPALVGLMYRLVLHEFVGPVPHYLWTWFGSAPAFLNVANAFWTLVVVETLQWTPFAFLLFYMAHRAIPLEVREAAQMDGSTGWDMLWRIEIPLMASTIAIALFIRFIDGFRVFDNVYVLTGSGPGGSTRSLSIYVYEAFFRQGEIGPAVAASVLLFIASFAVLFFINQGLARRAR
- a CDS encoding extracellular solute-binding protein, whose product is MRNTLLKSLAAGLMAAAMPLAGVQAAVTVLGWPGGPEETALRAVADIYNGQEGLAEEDRVEVLFFARDGFWDKLQADLAAGTQAFDLNLIATYSIGRYAPFMEPVTLSDEAEAVYGESVLSTMQFEGNQYGVPTDLSLHFMYFREDLIEGLLGDPAAAETYGDISEEYLGTRLEPKAPDEWTWDDYAATALYFTQAVNPDSPTRYGTVLQMQNLLFNMMVWQSTARSYGGNWMDDEGNITVDSEAYRRGLELYKLLYDAGATPADSTSYEFPEANAAFVSGQVATMLQWNGAAGELTNPETAPAIADTVAIVAPPSGDEGRFTHIHGLGFGLNQNAPNKDGALAFLQWLSTEEAALAYAANSGAPALTPEVVAAIADERPDLVQLGEFAGEYGYVMNGATGANALSVYELQAQHFTGYWTGQETLDEALSAVASGMESLLTE
- a CDS encoding ROK family protein — its product is MANSAPTDTVLAIDIGGTKILGALVSGTTITEPVEIATPGSGDPRSWIADLFGRAPNWHGRYGRVGAAVTGVVEDGHWSALNPKTLSIPSNYPLTEVLGDLAGAPAIALNDAQAAAWGEYRLGAGRGAESCVFLTISTGIGGGVVAGGQLLSGMAGHFGQFRADIADETPIESLAAGRWMAEAAQAQGYPTDARGVFAAAAQGDAWAESIIALSAGRIATLCANIQLGLAPERIIIGGSIGLAPGFIARIAASFSDLPPRQRPVLVAAQLGGQAGIVGIAQIALPSN
- a CDS encoding N-acetylmannosamine-6-phosphate 2-epimerase, with the protein product MHALLEKLDTGLIVSCQPVPGGPMDNSACVVGFALAALEAGAVGLRIESLAYVEAVRAVTDAPIIGIIKHDLDDYDVRITPTAAMARNLGTVGSDIVAFDATARPRPESVGDILAAIHAEGALGMADCADLEDAKSALAAGADCIGSTLSGYVGNGPEPTLPDFELIEKMAGLGGFVIAEGRIRSPEQAAKALAVGANAVVVGSAITRTEHIVSWYRDAIDAQGHDARNRARG
- a CDS encoding GntR family transcriptional regulator, with the translated sequence MIQDTIIAALSAGLAEGKGQPLYRRLVSVIERLIAEGHLKRGMLLPSERALENRLGVSRVTVRKALDVLIAEGVIRRRQGSRTEVTARVEKSLARLSSFSEDMESRGFSPGCIWISKEITFPTPAETMALGLGPNASIMRLRRVRTADRVPIAMEIAAVPASILGDPDLVGDSLYAALDSVGVLPQRAVQRMQAGPADALDRAHLMLEEHASLLIVERRCFFGDRVVEFTQTRYRGDVYDFVLELHR
- a CDS encoding LacI family DNA-binding transcriptional regulator; the encoded protein is MSSRMTQKAIAKLAGVSQATVSLVLNGNADDRRRIPEQTRERIQKVIAETGYVADPVARRMVKGRNNILGVFTYEPAFPSAQADFFAPFLFGIEEAAQEAGYDLLLMTSAGRGADGRKQIFSETANPPACGWPMAASFWAVSSMPMNSPSS
- a CDS encoding LacI family DNA-binding transcriptional regulator — protein: MRSDFPFVAVGRRDDAGGPVPYVGADYATATARLVEKAMALGHTKFAYVGPHTGAESTVDRWKGFKAGIAGAGELVLYDPKVGIDPEDFLTAIRSIGATIVFLTELADAIPFKRAAIARGLSVPGDLSIVVLGSHIRPGDTVTNFTTYAVPREEMARKATLALIARLEGRAELEQTLLSCEQVEGETLGPIKPKSIS
- a CDS encoding FAD-dependent oxidoreductase, with translation MKDYFADIAIIGGGLGGVAAALGALRSGRSVILTEEFDWIGGQMTSQAVPSDEHSWIEQMGGTRTFRQLRTAIRQFYRDHYPLNETARGWSDLNPGAGWVSRMCVEPRVPLAVMEAWLAPYIGMGRLRIFKPYRPIEAQTEGDSVRSVTLRHVQTGEKIVVSGKYIIDATELGDLLPLTGTDYVKGFESQAETGEPSAPSQAQPENQQAVSICFAVDHLDGNHVIDKPKNYDEWRAVQPDFWGGPLIGFKAPHPRTLEIVDRSFTPNPDDDPLEVDADQRRNAGDANLWTFRRIAARRNFTPGAYASDICLVNWPMIDYFEAPIIDCTENEYAHRLSRAAELSYSVFYWLQTEAPRVDGGQGFPGLRLRGDVTGTEHGLAMAPYIRESRRIRAVTTITEQDLSYAVRGDAGAVNYRDSVGTGMYRIDLHPSTGGDNYIDVPSCPFEIPLGALLPRNRSNLLPAGKNIGTTHITNGCYRLHPVEWNIGEVVGRLAAWCLDNDLSPHAVQADDRRLEDFQTHLYQTGVEIRWPEIRAY
- a CDS encoding ABC transporter substrate-binding protein; this encodes MHTRTLLKSATALAGLALPLAAFGPALAQDQVDLRMTIWSANEAHLAMFNEIADGFTELHPGVTVTFDSLPFDSYTTTLTTQIAGGNAPDLAWILETTAADFVNSGALAPLSETFAATEGYELDDVTEQATALWRADGELYAYPFSTSPFALFVNNDLISEAGAQTPAELIEAGEWNWDNAIAIAASVADTGANGLIVRDFNYQIWQNLASIWRGWGADPWSEDGATCTFADAEMVDAMSFIHSAIFETGAMPGPGENVDFFTGDAAMTITQISRASLLPQGDDAFDWDLVPLPSGPAGSYSVIGQAGIGAFGMGDNVDMAVQFLAYLSNPENSAKLAQFFPPARQSLLNAETLGATNPLLSPQQLETVVVAGITNGVVLPGHAGFAEIQQVVRAELDALWQADADVQAVLTSVCDRITPML